AATGGATTGTTTAAGCCGGTTGTAACCACTGAACGTTGAAAAGTGCAATCCCCGTAAACAGGGCTGAACTACTGGGGAGGGGGCGGAGAGATATCAGAACAGCCCGTGCCGGGAAAGGCACGGGCAGAATCAGGCTACTTCAGAATAGTAAACGCGGTAGTGACGTGCTTAACGCCGCTAACCCGGCTGGCAATATCTGCCGCCGCCTTCGCTTCAGAATCTGTTACCAGACCCAGCAGGAAGACTTCTCCACTCTCGGTAGTGACCTTCACATTGGAAGATTTAACCTGATCGCTCGACAGCAGTTGCGAACGAACTTTGGTGGTGATCCAGGTATCCGAAGAGGCGGTGCCAAAGGTGGCTTTATCGCCGGTGCGGATCTCATTATACACTTCAGTAGCACCGTCTACGCCCATAGTGATCTGTTTGGCGCGGCTGGCAATATCAGCAGTAGGTGACTGGCCGGTCAGCAGGACTTTGCCCTGGTAAGCGGTGGCCACGATATGTGCGTCATTTTTGATTTGCTCATCTTTGGACAGCGCATTACTGACGCGCAGTTCCAGGGTGCCGTCGTCCACCTGAGTGCCAACGGTGCGGGGATCGGTGGCGGTTTTGGTCGCAACCGCAGCACTGCCGATCACTGCTGCCACGCAGCCCTGTAACATCAGCGCGGTCAGTACTACGGCAATTGCAGATAATGCCTTCATTTAAGCTCCTTCAAACGTCCTGGTGGGGAAATAAGGTGTTATCAATTAAATCGCACAGGCAATTCACAGTTAACATGTGCATTTCCTGAATCCTCGCATTCCGGTGCGAGGGGATGCGGATTTCCACATCGTGAGGTCCCAGTAAACCGGCCAGCTCGCCGCCGTCATAACCGGTAAGCGCGATGATCGTCATATCACGCGTTACTGCTGCTTCCACGGCTTTCACAATATCACGGCTGTTGCCGCGCGTTGAGATGGCCAGCAGAATGTCACCCGCATGGCCCAGAGCCCGGACCTGCTTGGCGTAAATTTCATCGTGCAGACGATCGTTACTGATCGCCGTCAGCAGCACGTTATCGGCGCTGAGCGCGATGGCCGGGAGGCTTGGGCGCTCGGTTTCATAACGGTTAATCATGCAGGCGGCAAAATGCTGGGCATTGGCGCTGGAGGTGCCATTGCCACAGCTCAGAATTTTGTTGCCGTTTAACAGCGACTGCACCATGGTCATTGCCGCATTTGAGATGGCATCCGGTAATGCCTCGGCGGCGGCAATCTGCGTCTGAATACTTTCGGTAAAACACACTTTTATTCTTTCCAGCACTTCATTCACCTGGTATGTCGTAGAGTTTTCACTCAGCCGTAAAGGCATTGGGTAACCAGTCGACCTGCGTCCCGGTTATCGCTATCACATCAAAGCGGCAGTCTGCCGTTTCCAGACTGCTGTTGCGTCCCCTGAGCCACAGAGCGGCGGCACGCAGCAGCTTTTGCTGTTTGGAGCGGGTCACGCTGGCAGCCGCGCCACCAAACAGCGCATTGCGGCGATAACGCACCTCGACAAACACCCATGTCTGCCTGTCGCGCATAATCAGGTCAATTTCCCCGACGCGAAAGCGGGCGTTTGCCGCAACAAAGATCAATCCTGCGTTCTCCAGCAGGCGGCGGGCCTGTTGCTCATAGCCCGCCCCCGTTTGCTGGCGACTCAGTTTGCCGGAACGATTTGCCCCTGACGGTACTGGCTCCATGTCAACTTCCTGTTGATGACGCAATCCTGGGTTGCGCTCAGGCTGCCGGTTTCCCCTTTGATCTGGAAGCCGGGCATCTGGCGCATTTCGTTAAAGTGGTTGGCCAGTGTCCAGGCATCCACGCCCATGGCATACAGACGAACCAGCGAATAATCGTTGTTGAAGGTCTTCGCTGCCTGCTGCATCAGAGCCGGGTCAGAGCCTGACAGCAGCGGCGCATCGCTGAACTGCAACCCTTCCATCTCCAGACGGTAGTCTGGACCTGCACCCGCCTGATAGCTGCGCGAGCTGGCATAGATCTGCACCATGCTACGGCTGCTGACACGCATTGAAATCATCGGCTTGATCAGCGCCATCTCGTCCTGAGTAGCCACAATGTAGACTGAGTCCACACTGCCGTTATCCCCTGAAGCAGCGGCTGGCGCAGGCTCCTGAGCAGGGGCGGGGATGGTCAGACCCGCGATGGTGACACCCTGGGGTTGAGCCGGCTGCGTGGCGATCGGTGTACCGCTCAGGCGCATACCCGCTCCGCTGTTAATTCCCTGCTTCAACTCGCCTTTCGAGCCAAACTGCTGTTGCAGTACCGTGCTGCCACCCAGCGTCTGCCATTCTGCAGCAAAGGCTTTGCTGACCCGGTCACCCAGCGAACTGCGTGGCACAATCAGCAGGGGGGCGCGACGGCCCTGGTCCCACATATGATGAGCGGCATCGCGGGCTTCGTCTTCAGGAGAAAGCGCAAAGTAGCAAAGATTCGGATGGTTCTGTACTGACTCCGGCTCATTCAACGCCAGGATATTCAGCGGTGTCTGCACCGTGGCAAGCTTCTCTACGTCGCTTTTGATCAGCGGACCGACTACCAGCGTGGCGCCATCCTTCTGCGCCTGCGCCAGAACCTGATCCACCGGCTGGGTGCTGGTGTCATAAACCTGGATTTGTGTTGAGCTGGAAGGCGGTGCCGTTTGCGCTACGTTGCCACTTTGTGCGGCAGTCTGCTGGCCTGCATTCGCATCAGCCTCCGGCGAGGTGTTGCCCTGAGGGGCTTCAATCGGGGTTGCTGAAGGGCTGACGGCCGCAGCGGGGTCTGCTGGATTGGTGGCGTCAGTGGGCTGGGCAGAGCCGTCTGCAGGAGGCGTGGTGCCATCCTGAGCCTGAGCCGGTGCTGAGGCCTGAGTCAGAACGCCGTTTTTGGCGTCGTTGAAGCCTTTCTGAATGGCGTTAGCAAAGACCTGAGCCTGCCCGCTTAACGGCAGCAGCAGCGCAATTTTACCGGTAGAAGATTGCTGGAAATTCTGCACCTGACTCAACGCGGTGGGCAGCATTTTCGCCGCCGGATTGTTCGGGTAGCGCGTCTGCCAGTCGCTGAGGCCTGCTTTCAGCATCTCCGGATCCTTGCTGTTCGCGTTATACACGTTCAACAAGTCTAACCAGCCCTGCAGGGTGTTTTCATCCGCGTTGATCACCATGTTGTTGATCTGCGGTGGGGTCATCTGCACCAGCGTCTGCCAGGTCGCATCGATATTTTTCTGCTTATCGGCTGGATTTTGCTGCAGCGGCTCCAGAGCAATCCAGGCTCGCAGCACTTCCAGAGAAGGACGCCCCTGGTTAGCGGCAATCTGCAACTGATAGAAACGTGCCAGCTGATCTTTAGACAGTGAACCGGTGTCCACCTGTTTGAGCAGGTCAGTTGCGCCATGCACATCCTGCTGGATGATTTTCATCTGAGCCTGTAACAGCAGCGCTTCCTGGCGTTGGGTATCGTTCAGCGTTTGCGGCAGGCTGGAAAGCTGATCGTTGGCCTGAGGGAACTTCCCTTCATTTAACAGCGCTTTGATCGCGAGTAATTGCCAGTCAACCTTGTTATCATCTGAACTTTGCTGCATTTGCTGCAGATAGTAGTCAGAGGTGCCCGTAGCTGCGCCCTGCACATTCGCCTGTGGCGTTTGCGGGCCCTGACCGGTACACCCGGCAAAGAACAGGGCGGCCAGGAGAACAGGCATGCAGCGTCCTGCTTTGTTATGAATGACTTTCGAAGGAAGCATACTGTATCCAGTGATGTTTTTTTCAAGATGCTCAATATTAAATCGGCAATTCGGATCAAACAATGAAACAACGCGATGAT
This genomic window from Erwinia sp. E_sp_B01_1 contains:
- the dolP gene encoding division/outer membrane stress-associated lipid-binding lipoprotein, with the translated sequence MKALSAIAVVLTALMLQGCVAAVIGSAAVATKTATDPRTVGTQVDDGTLELRVSNALSKDEQIKNDAHIVATAYQGKVLLTGQSPTADIASRAKQITMGVDGATEVYNEIRTGDKATFGTASSDTWITTKVRSQLLSSDQVKSSNVKVTTESGEVFLLGLVTDSEAKAAADIASRVSGVKHVTTAFTILK
- the diaA gene encoding DnaA initiator-associating protein DiaA; translation: MLERIKVCFTESIQTQIAAAEALPDAISNAAMTMVQSLLNGNKILSCGNGTSSANAQHFAACMINRYETERPSLPAIALSADNVLLTAISNDRLHDEIYAKQVRALGHAGDILLAISTRGNSRDIVKAVEAAVTRDMTIIALTGYDGGELAGLLGPHDVEIRIPSHRNARIQEMHMLTVNCLCDLIDNTLFPHQDV
- a CDS encoding YraN family protein, which encodes MEPVPSGANRSGKLSRQQTGAGYEQQARRLLENAGLIFVAANARFRVGEIDLIMRDRQTWVFVEVRYRRNALFGGAAASVTRSKQQKLLRAAALWLRGRNSSLETADCRFDVIAITGTQVDWLPNAFTAE
- a CDS encoding penicillin-binding protein activator: MLPSKVIHNKAGRCMPVLLAALFFAGCTGQGPQTPQANVQGAATGTSDYYLQQMQQSSDDNKVDWQLLAIKALLNEGKFPQANDQLSSLPQTLNDTQRQEALLLQAQMKIIQQDVHGATDLLKQVDTGSLSKDQLARFYQLQIAANQGRPSLEVLRAWIALEPLQQNPADKQKNIDATWQTLVQMTPPQINNMVINADENTLQGWLDLLNVYNANSKDPEMLKAGLSDWQTRYPNNPAAKMLPTALSQVQNFQQSSTGKIALLLPLSGQAQVFANAIQKGFNDAKNGVLTQASAPAQAQDGTTPPADGSAQPTDATNPADPAAAVSPSATPIEAPQGNTSPEADANAGQQTAAQSGNVAQTAPPSSSTQIQVYDTSTQPVDQVLAQAQKDGATLVVGPLIKSDVEKLATVQTPLNILALNEPESVQNHPNLCYFALSPEDEARDAAHHMWDQGRRAPLLIVPRSSLGDRVSKAFAAEWQTLGGSTVLQQQFGSKGELKQGINSGAGMRLSGTPIATQPAQPQGVTIAGLTIPAPAQEPAPAAASGDNGSVDSVYIVATQDEMALIKPMISMRVSSRSMVQIYASSRSYQAGAGPDYRLEMEGLQFSDAPLLSGSDPALMQQAAKTFNNDYSLVRLYAMGVDAWTLANHFNEMRQMPGFQIKGETGSLSATQDCVINRKLTWSQYRQGQIVPAN